The following proteins are co-located in the Chryseobacterium daecheongense genome:
- a CDS encoding SDR family NAD(P)-dependent oxidoreductase, which yields MSKTIFITGASKGFGKLWAEALLERGDNVAATARNISALDDLKKKYGDQILPLKLDVNNRQDVFDTVNTIEKHFGSIDVLINNAGFGLFGTVEETTEQQAREQMETNFFGSLWVTQAVLPVMRKQKSGHIIQISSFLGLTTLPLLGLYNASKFAIEGLTETIGTETAHLGIKTTLIEPNGYATDWAGASAVQTPSDIFDYNPVREEFAKSGDNPDIWGKPEATIQPIVDIIDSVNPPKRLLLGKIAYHTMNQVYRDRLEDIENWKEVSVRAHGY from the coding sequence ATGAGTAAAACAATTTTTATTACAGGAGCATCCAAAGGGTTTGGAAAATTATGGGCAGAAGCACTTTTAGAACGCGGAGATAATGTGGCAGCCACTGCCAGGAATATTTCTGCCTTGGATGATCTTAAAAAAAAATATGGAGATCAGATTCTCCCATTAAAACTGGACGTAAACAACCGTCAGGATGTTTTTGATACTGTAAATACTATAGAAAAACACTTCGGAAGTATTGACGTTCTGATCAACAATGCCGGCTTTGGATTATTTGGGACAGTAGAAGAAACTACAGAACAACAAGCCAGAGAACAAATGGAGACTAATTTCTTCGGTTCACTATGGGTAACCCAGGCTGTATTACCAGTAATGAGAAAACAGAAAAGTGGTCACATCATTCAGATTTCCAGCTTCCTAGGCTTGACTACATTACCTTTACTGGGTCTCTACAATGCTTCTAAATTCGCAATTGAAGGATTAACGGAAACTATAGGAACGGAAACAGCCCATCTGGGAATCAAAACGACATTAATAGAGCCCAACGGATATGCTACAGACTGGGCAGGAGCTTCGGCGGTACAAACTCCATCTGATATTTTCGATTACAACCCTGTAAGAGAAGAATTCGCCAAATCCGGAGATAATCCTGACATCTGGGGAAAACCAGAAGCTACAATACAACCTATAGTAGATATTATTGATTCTGTAAACCCACCAAAACGTTTACTGCTTGGCAAAATAGCATACCACACAATGAATCAGGTATACAGAGACCGCCTTGAAGATATTGAAAACTGGAAAGAAGTGAGCGTTAGGGCACATGGCTACTAA
- a CDS encoding helix-turn-helix transcriptional regulator produces MKHYKTLTELHSESNWEAPQHPLLGIVGCLSGCTMGNREFTTDCYMVAFKKIKSGIFMYGRTPYDHDNGCLFFTKPRQVIEMRDLEFEEQGFMLLIHEDYLKGHELHKAIEQYSYFDYEVTEALHLSPKEEQNIIELHDKINNEYRNNPDEYSREIILSHLSTILKYAQRYYKRQFIEREQITGKMASRFNDALKNYIHNGHLKKDSGLPNVTQLASQLSVSPRYLSDLLKQETGKTAMELIHIFLISEAKNLLRLGEKGVSEIAYELGFENASYFTRLFKKQTGMKPLEFKKLQIN; encoded by the coding sequence ATGAAACATTATAAGACCCTTACCGAACTTCATTCAGAAAGCAACTGGGAAGCTCCACAGCACCCTCTTTTGGGCATCGTGGGATGCTTATCCGGATGCACGATGGGAAACCGGGAGTTCACCACAGACTGTTACATGGTCGCCTTCAAGAAAATCAAATCCGGAATTTTTATGTACGGACGTACACCTTATGATCATGACAATGGCTGTCTTTTTTTTACAAAACCAAGGCAGGTCATTGAGATGAGAGACCTGGAGTTCGAGGAACAAGGATTCATGTTGCTCATCCATGAAGACTATCTTAAAGGACATGAGCTGCATAAAGCTATTGAACAATACAGCTACTTTGATTACGAAGTTACTGAAGCCCTTCACCTTTCTCCAAAGGAAGAGCAAAATATCATTGAACTTCATGATAAGATTAATAATGAATATAGAAATAACCCTGATGAATACAGCAGGGAAATTATATTAAGCCACCTTTCAACAATTCTGAAATACGCACAACGGTATTATAAAAGACAGTTTATAGAACGGGAACAGATCACCGGAAAAATGGCATCAAGATTTAATGATGCTCTAAAAAATTATATCCATAATGGCCATTTAAAAAAGGATAGCGGACTACCCAATGTCACCCAATTGGCCAGCCAGCTTTCTGTTTCCCCCAGATACCTGAGTGATCTTCTAAAACAGGAAACAGGTAAAACAGCCATGGAACTAATCCACATCTTTTTGATTTCAGAAGCTAAAAACCTTTTAAGACTGGGTGAAAAAGGCGTTTCAGAAATTGCCTATGAATTAGGATTTGAAAATGCATCTTATTTTACCCGCCTTTTTAAAAAGCAAACCGGAATGAAGCCTTTAGAATTTAAAAAACTGCAGATTAATTAA
- a CDS encoding acyl carrier protein, with protein MSDIASRVKAIIADKLDVEETEVTPEASFTNDLGADSLDTVELIMEFEKEFNIQIPDDQAEKITTVGHAIAYIEEVVNK; from the coding sequence ATGTCAGACATTGCATCAAGAGTAAAAGCTATCATCGCTGATAAGCTTGACGTTGAAGAAACAGAGGTAACTCCTGAAGCTAGCTTCACTAACGATTTAGGAGCTGATTCACTGGATACAGTTGAACTTATCATGGAATTTGAAAAAGAATTCAATATTCAAATCCCTGATGATCAAGCTGAAAAAATTACTACTGTAGGGCACGCTATCGCTTATATCGAAGAAGTAGTAAATAAATAA
- the fabF gene encoding beta-ketoacyl-ACP synthase II, translating into MELKRVVVTGFGAITPIGNNAKEYWGNLVKGESGAAPITLFDATNFKTKFACEVKNFDPLQHFDKKEAKKMDRNTQLGLVAAREAVEHSRIIEDSVDKNRVGVIWGSGIGGLETFETEVLGWANTDIPRFNPFFIPKMIADITPGHISIEYGFHGPNYTTVSACASSANALIDAKMLIQLGKADVIVCGGSEAAVTASGVGGFNAMMALSTRNDDPKTASRPFDKDRDGFVLGEGAGCIILEEYEHAVKRGATIYAELKGGGLSADAHHMTAPHPEGLGAYLVMKSCLEDAGLTADEVDHINMHGTSTPLGDIAESNAISRLLGEHAYDIQINSTKSMTGHLLGAAGVIEAIAALGTIIHGIVPPTINHFTDDENIDSRLNFTFNEAVKKDVKVAMSNTFGFGGHNACVLFMKI; encoded by the coding sequence ATGGAATTAAAAAGAGTAGTTGTAACCGGTTTTGGAGCAATAACACCGATTGGAAATAATGCGAAGGAATACTGGGGAAATCTTGTTAAAGGTGAGAGCGGTGCAGCTCCGATTACTCTTTTTGATGCCACAAACTTCAAGACAAAATTCGCTTGCGAAGTCAAGAATTTCGATCCGTTGCAACATTTCGATAAGAAAGAAGCAAAAAAAATGGACCGAAATACCCAGCTTGGGCTTGTAGCTGCAAGAGAAGCTGTAGAACATTCCAGAATTATCGAAGATTCTGTTGATAAAAACAGAGTTGGTGTAATCTGGGGCTCCGGGATCGGTGGTTTGGAAACTTTTGAAACAGAAGTTTTAGGATGGGCGAATACGGATATTCCAAGATTCAACCCCTTCTTTATTCCAAAGATGATCGCGGATATTACGCCTGGACACATCTCTATTGAGTATGGTTTCCACGGACCTAATTATACTACTGTATCTGCGTGTGCTTCTTCTGCAAATGCACTAATCGACGCTAAAATGCTAATCCAATTAGGAAAAGCAGATGTTATTGTATGTGGTGGCTCTGAAGCCGCTGTTACAGCGAGTGGTGTGGGCGGATTTAATGCTATGATGGCACTTTCAACAAGAAATGATGATCCGAAAACAGCTTCAAGACCTTTTGATAAAGACAGAGATGGCTTTGTATTGGGTGAAGGAGCAGGATGTATTATTCTTGAAGAATATGAACATGCAGTAAAAAGGGGCGCAACAATTTATGCAGAATTAAAAGGAGGCGGTCTGAGTGCAGATGCACATCACATGACAGCACCTCATCCTGAAGGTTTAGGAGCTTATCTGGTAATGAAAAGTTGCCTGGAAGATGCAGGGTTAACTGCTGATGAAGTAGACCATATCAATATGCATGGTACGTCTACTCCATTAGGAGACATTGCAGAATCCAACGCAATTTCAAGATTACTTGGAGAGCATGCTTACGACATTCAGATTAATTCTACAAAATCAATGACAGGACACCTTTTAGGGGCTGCCGGTGTAATTGAGGCTATTGCTGCTTTAGGAACTATTATTCATGGTATTGTTCCTCCTACCATTAATCATTTTACTGATGATGAAAATATCGACAGCAGACTTAATTTTACATTTAATGAAGCTGTGAAAAAAGATGTAAAAGTAGCCATGAGCAATACTTTTGGATTTGGTGGGCACAATGCCTGCGTTCTGTTTATGAAAATCTAA
- the rnc gene encoding ribonuclease III gives MELQKYFSKFLLKQRKRKLSERDYFLSTELNKLLGSEIQNVALYREAFSLKNSSKNQDSNYERLEFLGDSVLGTIISCHLFQTYPQANEGYLTQMKSKIVNRKNLNKLGEDLKLTDLLIKQNSVALGENISGNLFEALIGAVYLDFQYDTCKKIILERLLTPSEINKLENKIVSYKGLLLEWSQKKKVNIKYETCEETQGNKSIVFRCHVWLGEEKIANATETSKKKAEEKAAQRAFYILNKKENILGNSKTL, from the coding sequence ATGGAGTTACAGAAATACTTTTCTAAATTCCTTCTCAAACAAAGAAAAAGAAAATTATCGGAGAGAGACTATTTCCTTAGTACCGAGCTAAATAAACTGCTGGGTTCTGAGATACAAAATGTTGCGCTTTACCGGGAAGCTTTTTCTTTGAAAAATTCTTCTAAAAATCAAGACAGCAATTACGAAAGACTTGAATTCTTAGGAGATTCCGTTTTGGGTACAATTATTTCTTGTCATTTGTTCCAGACTTATCCTCAAGCGAATGAAGGATATCTTACACAAATGAAATCTAAGATTGTTAATAGGAAAAATCTTAATAAATTAGGGGAAGATTTAAAGCTTACAGACCTTTTAATTAAACAAAATTCTGTAGCTTTAGGTGAAAATATCTCCGGAAATTTATTTGAGGCATTAATCGGTGCTGTTTATTTAGACTTCCAATATGACACCTGTAAAAAGATCATTTTGGAACGTTTGCTGACGCCATCTGAAATTAATAAGCTCGAAAATAAAATTGTGAGCTATAAAGGCCTTCTTCTGGAATGGAGCCAGAAGAAAAAAGTAAATATAAAATATGAAACCTGTGAAGAAACTCAGGGGAATAAATCAATCGTTTTTCGTTGCCACGTCTGGCTCGGAGAAGAGAAGATAGCCAATGCCACTGAAACTTCAAAAAAGAAAGCCGAAGAAAAAGCAGCACAACGAGCATTTTATATTTTAAACAAAAAAGAGAACATACTTGGAAATTCAAAAACTTTATGA
- a CDS encoding IPExxxVDY family protein — MEIQKLYDHDDIEFEDIAIGLVRLAKNVFDHEFFFKINQNSDLKFSRIDDLVFHGSYYDYYFSRFEGYHKFSKTYFTFISNKSCESRQKKIQTELFAEEENIKFLLNNQVDVEYILHSSEQFPDFSVILLPENLVFPIQDYTLSSEEELYQIIQYYE, encoded by the coding sequence TTGGAAATTCAAAAACTTTATGATCACGACGATATAGAATTTGAAGATATTGCCATCGGATTGGTAAGATTAGCAAAAAATGTATTCGATCATGAATTTTTTTTCAAAATAAATCAAAATAGCGATCTTAAATTTTCAAGGATAGACGACCTCGTCTTTCACGGATCATATTATGACTATTATTTCTCAAGATTCGAGGGTTATCACAAGTTTTCAAAGACTTACTTTACTTTCATTTCCAACAAATCCTGTGAAAGTAGACAAAAAAAAATACAAACTGAGCTCTTCGCAGAAGAAGAAAATATTAAATTTTTATTAAATAATCAGGTAGATGTAGAATATATTCTGCATAGTTCGGAACAATTTCCTGATTTTTCCGTAATTTTGCTCCCTGAAAATCTTGTGTTTCCAATTCAAGATTACACATTGAGTTCTGAAGAGGAACTATATCAAATTATCCAGTATTATGAATAA
- the pyk gene encoding pyruvate kinase: MNKYLKKTKIIATLGPASSSKEVMLGLMKAGVDVFRINFSHADYDLVRTNIDIIRELNKEHGYSVSILGDLQGPKLRVGVVKEGSYLNPGDILTFTNEKIEGDSTKVYMTYQQFPQDVKVGERILIDDGKLVLEVIETNEKDTVKAKTIQGGPLSSKKGVNLPNTNVSLPALTEKDIQDANFMLDMEVDWIALSFVRHAQDIIDLKDLIAKHPNGKFKTPIIAKIEKPEGVKNIDEILLECDGLMVARGDLGVEVPMEEVPAIQKNLVEKARFYSKPVIIATQMMETMINSLTPTRAEVNDVANSVLDGADAVMLSGETSVGRYPIQVVENMAKIVQNIEKTNFYQHKNEPIEKDYNCIDERFITNRVCLAAVRIAKTTNVTAIVTLTHSGYTAFQLSAHRPNSHIIVYSGNKRVITMLNLLWGVHAYYYDMNKSTDETIIQVNMLTHNYGYIESGDFVININATPSYEGGKTNTLRLTTV, encoded by the coding sequence ATGAATAAGTATTTAAAGAAGACAAAAATTATTGCAACGCTTGGCCCTGCATCATCATCTAAAGAAGTCATGTTAGGACTTATGAAAGCAGGAGTAGACGTTTTTAGAATAAATTTTTCACATGCAGATTACGACTTAGTTCGAACTAATATTGATATCATTAGAGAACTTAATAAGGAACATGGCTACTCTGTAAGTATTTTAGGAGACTTACAAGGTCCTAAATTGAGAGTGGGAGTCGTAAAGGAGGGATCATATCTTAATCCTGGAGATATTTTAACGTTTACGAATGAAAAAATTGAAGGGGATTCTACAAAAGTTTATATGACTTATCAACAGTTTCCTCAGGACGTAAAAGTGGGGGAAAGAATCCTTATCGATGACGGAAAGCTTGTTCTAGAGGTTATTGAAACCAACGAAAAGGACACTGTAAAGGCCAAAACCATACAAGGGGGACCTCTGAGTTCTAAAAAAGGGGTAAACCTTCCTAATACGAATGTATCTCTTCCTGCATTAACGGAGAAGGATATCCAGGATGCTAACTTTATGCTGGACATGGAGGTAGATTGGATTGCTTTATCTTTTGTACGTCATGCACAGGACATCATCGATCTTAAGGACCTTATTGCCAAGCATCCGAACGGTAAATTTAAAACACCGATCATAGCTAAAATCGAAAAACCTGAAGGGGTAAAAAATATTGATGAGATCTTATTGGAATGTGATGGATTAATGGTTGCACGTGGTGACCTGGGAGTAGAAGTTCCTATGGAAGAAGTTCCCGCGATCCAGAAAAACCTGGTTGAAAAAGCAAGATTCTATTCCAAACCGGTTATCATTGCCACTCAGATGATGGAAACCATGATCAATAGCTTAACACCAACAAGAGCTGAAGTAAATGACGTTGCCAACTCCGTATTGGATGGTGCTGACGCTGTAATGCTTTCAGGAGAAACTTCGGTGGGAAGATATCCTATCCAGGTAGTTGAGAACATGGCTAAAATCGTTCAGAATATAGAAAAAACAAATTTCTATCAGCACAAAAATGAGCCTATCGAAAAAGATTATAATTGTATTGACGAAAGGTTTATTACCAACAGGGTATGCCTTGCCGCAGTTAGAATTGCTAAAACAACAAATGTTACTGCAATTGTTACTTTAACACACTCCGGTTATACGGCATTCCAGCTTTCAGCCCACAGACCTAACTCTCATATTATTGTGTACAGTGGTAATAAAAGAGTAATTACGATGCTTAACCTTCTTTGGGGTGTTCATGCTTATTATTATGATATGAACAAATCAACGGATGAAACAATTATCCAGGTTAATATGCTTACACATAATTACGGATATATTGAAAGCGGGGATTTTGTAATCAACATCAATGCAACTCCGTCATATGAAGGAGGAAAAACAAATACGCTGAGATTAACGACAGTATAA
- a CDS encoding aldehyde dehydrogenase family protein codes for MEQSIENKLIIADKAFSEWKKVPFEERQKLIAKAAEVLKANSEKFGEIITREMNKPISQSIAEVEKSALMMNYYAEAENILKPEKIESEYKFSEVHYIPKGVILGVMPWNFPFWQVLRFATPAILSGNTVVLKHASICFGSGNAIEQVFLEAGFPQGVFQNLEVGHKEVKEILEHDAVKGVSLTGSGRAGGEVASIAGLNIKKSLLELGGSDAFIILDDADLDKAAKVGAQARLQNCGQTCVAAKRFIIDEKVEDEFLPKFIEEYKKFVPADPMNKETKISGMARPDLADDLEKQFNKALENGAEIIIPLERISDHEFNPGLIRVQEGNPILQEELFGPLGMVMIAKNDDEALQMANNIPFGLSNSVWTQNADRQMFFIENLESGTVNINRMTSSDPRFPFGGTKASGYGTELSLIALKEFVTPKTIVGN; via the coding sequence ATGGAACAATCAATTGAAAATAAACTTATTATTGCAGATAAGGCTTTTTCAGAATGGAAAAAAGTGCCCTTTGAAGAAAGGCAAAAATTAATTGCAAAAGCTGCGGAGGTGCTAAAAGCGAATTCAGAAAAATTCGGAGAGATCATTACAAGGGAAATGAATAAGCCCATTTCACAATCAATTGCTGAGGTAGAGAAATCTGCATTAATGATGAATTATTATGCGGAGGCTGAAAATATTTTAAAACCGGAAAAAATAGAATCTGAATATAAGTTTTCTGAAGTCCATTATATTCCGAAGGGAGTGATTCTTGGTGTGATGCCATGGAATTTTCCTTTCTGGCAGGTTTTGAGATTTGCAACACCGGCTATTTTATCCGGGAACACTGTTGTGTTGAAGCATGCTTCCATCTGCTTTGGAAGTGGTAATGCCATAGAGCAGGTATTTTTGGAAGCTGGTTTTCCACAAGGAGTTTTCCAGAATTTAGAAGTGGGACATAAGGAAGTGAAAGAAATCCTGGAACACGATGCCGTGAAAGGAGTAAGCTTAACCGGAAGTGGAAGAGCAGGAGGGGAGGTAGCCTCTATTGCAGGATTGAATATTAAGAAATCTTTGCTTGAATTGGGAGGTAGTGATGCTTTTATTATTCTGGATGATGCTGATCTTGATAAAGCAGCAAAAGTAGGAGCTCAAGCAAGACTTCAAAATTGCGGACAGACCTGTGTTGCTGCTAAAAGGTTCATTATTGATGAAAAAGTTGAGGATGAGTTTTTACCAAAATTCATAGAGGAGTACAAAAAGTTTGTTCCGGCTGATCCGATGAATAAGGAAACAAAGATCAGCGGTATGGCAAGACCTGATCTGGCTGATGATCTTGAAAAACAATTTAATAAAGCTTTAGAAAACGGAGCAGAAATTATTATCCCTCTTGAAAGGATTTCCGATCATGAATTCAATCCTGGACTAATAAGAGTACAGGAAGGTAATCCTATTTTACAGGAGGAGTTGTTTGGACCATTAGGTATGGTGATGATTGCTAAGAATGATGATGAGGCTTTACAAATGGCAAATAATATTCCTTTCGGACTTTCCAATTCGGTTTGGACACAAAATGCAGACCGTCAGATGTTTTTTATTGAAAATTTGGAATCCGGGACTGTCAACATCAATAGAATGACCAGCTCTGATCCCCGTTTTCCTTTTGGAGGAACAAAAGCATCAGGATACGGTACTGAACTTTCTTTAATTGCATTAAAAGAGTTTGTTACTCCGAAGACAATTGTGGGAAATTGA
- the hutG gene encoding formimidoylglutamase, whose protein sequence is MIWQGRLDGEELLYHRIFQRVKIENDYDVISTNDFVLHGFAVEEGVKRNKGRLGAKDAPDIIRKNMSNFPVILPDFSLWDFGNITCEDTHLEKAQQSLAKNVSKVLLKGGKSLVVGGGHELTYAHYLGVKTAFPEQKIGIINIDAHFDNRQPEEGVGASSGTGFWQIAQEGDIHSLHIGIQRNSNTLKLFDTAHQYGMKYILADELFFENLPSIYQRINDLLDEVDVAYLTICMDVFNASVAPGVSASAYNGIFADSTFMHFYRHILKNEKLVALDVAEVNPSYDIQERTARLAASLINEWFMV, encoded by the coding sequence ATGATTTGGCAAGGAAGATTGGATGGTGAAGAATTACTTTATCACAGAATTTTTCAAAGAGTAAAAATTGAAAATGATTACGATGTTATTTCTACTAATGATTTCGTTTTGCATGGTTTTGCTGTAGAAGAAGGAGTAAAAAGGAATAAAGGAAGATTGGGAGCGAAAGATGCTCCGGATATTATAAGAAAGAACATGTCTAATTTTCCTGTAATCCTTCCCGATTTCTCGTTGTGGGATTTTGGAAATATTACCTGCGAGGATACCCATCTTGAAAAAGCACAGCAGAGTCTTGCTAAAAACGTATCAAAGGTTTTATTAAAAGGAGGTAAATCTCTCGTTGTCGGTGGTGGACATGAACTTACATATGCCCATTATCTGGGTGTAAAAACGGCATTTCCCGAACAGAAGATCGGGATTATAAATATTGATGCTCACTTCGACAACCGCCAACCGGAAGAAGGGGTAGGAGCAAGTTCCGGAACCGGATTCTGGCAAATTGCCCAGGAAGGTGATATTCATTCTCTGCATATCGGGATCCAAAGAAATTCCAATACACTGAAATTATTCGATACGGCCCATCAATACGGAATGAAATATATTTTGGCAGACGAACTATTCTTTGAGAATCTGCCGTCCATCTATCAACGTATTAATGATTTGTTGGATGAGGTGGATGTTGCTTACCTTACCATTTGTATGGATGTTTTTAATGCATCTGTAGCGCCCGGAGTTTCAGCTTCCGCCTATAACGGTATTTTTGCAGATAGCACATTTATGCATTTTTACAGGCATATTTTGAAAAATGAAAAACTGGTCGCACTCGATGTGGCAGAAGTTAACCCTTCTTACGATATTCAGGAGAGAACAGCAAGACTTGCGGCTAGCCTGATCAACGAATGGTTTATGGTATAA
- a CDS encoding DUF695 domain-containing protein, which produces MGFFGKEIRNIGNATRNYNDFWDWFLTKEKDFYEIIKNHDHIESGFFDIISPKLKQINQGYYFLVGMYDDSTVELIITVDGEIKNIVFAEEIVEASPVLERWKFTALKPEMDAAHGIQMDGLEFTGENILFYPNESEGYPDEIDITFVYEGLTPGNKESVVKGICVFLDNFLGELNFATQIDTFNIISKEEAKKELIPVIKLKDFLAWREREFTEKYKNVKNIDDEEQFSVLEASLQNGLPLIATVNTSLLTYDAKASYPWISVIRMQYEGRSNNGLPENDDHERLNEIEEKIINKLKVEEGHLYIGHESADNLRECYFASKDFRDPSRVIPKIIVEHPEYEISLEIYKDKYWQSFERYTI; this is translated from the coding sequence ATGGGATTCTTCGGTAAGGAAATAAGAAATATAGGTAATGCGACCAGGAATTACAATGATTTTTGGGATTGGTTTCTGACTAAGGAAAAGGATTTTTATGAAATTATAAAAAATCATGATCATATTGAAAGTGGTTTTTTCGATATTATTTCTCCCAAACTTAAACAGATTAATCAAGGATATTACTTTCTCGTTGGTATGTACGATGATTCTACTGTAGAACTCATTATTACCGTAGATGGCGAAATTAAAAATATTGTTTTTGCAGAAGAAATTGTTGAAGCTTCTCCTGTTTTGGAGCGTTGGAAATTTACCGCTTTAAAACCTGAGATGGATGCTGCTCACGGAATTCAAATGGACGGCCTAGAGTTTACCGGTGAAAACATTTTATTTTATCCGAATGAAAGCGAGGGATATCCTGATGAAATAGACATTACCTTTGTGTATGAAGGTTTAACCCCAGGGAATAAAGAATCTGTTGTAAAAGGGATCTGTGTTTTTCTGGATAATTTTTTAGGCGAATTGAATTTTGCGACACAGATTGACACATTTAATATTATAAGTAAGGAAGAAGCGAAAAAAGAACTGATTCCAGTCATTAAATTAAAAGATTTCCTTGCATGGAGGGAGAGAGAGTTTACAGAAAAATATAAAAATGTAAAGAACATTGATGATGAAGAACAGTTTTCGGTGTTGGAAGCAAGTTTGCAAAACGGGTTGCCACTTATTGCTACAGTGAACACATCACTGTTGACCTATGATGCCAAAGCTTCCTATCCATGGATTTCAGTGATAAGAATGCAATATGAAGGAAGAAGCAATAACGGACTTCCTGAAAATGATGATCATGAAAGGCTGAATGAGATTGAAGAAAAAATTATAAATAAATTAAAAGTAGAAGAAGGACATTTGTATATAGGACACGAGAGTGCAGATAATCTCAGAGAATGCTATTTTGCAAGTAAAGATTTCCGCGATCCTTCCAGGGTTATTCCGAAAATAATCGTTGAGCATCCTGAATACGAAATTTCTCTTGAAATTTATAAAGACAAATACTGGCAGAGTTTTGAACGTTACACTATATAA